One region of Roseovarius faecimaris genomic DNA includes:
- a CDS encoding S8 family peptidase: MSASHLSMPWAPTARAYCSPRRLIFTLALGEGVEKIPARSAVRAFGLDPASETGHGAVDRVLRIPGENIAIARLHDAAVGQDSFDMVEHASGLSRTYVATFSDIVRLDETVDALRQLGVVTAASMDYFVTAADAGMTPATPSPDDLWPWERVGADAARALEAGDPAVTVAVLDTGAAMRHAELVGRVGAGFDAVDFAQSELGSGMELVGDFGERDTDPDEGRNPHGTACLAIIGGQGRNMPAGLTRTNSLMPVRVLASAAKPGRREERVVGLGALSDIDYAIKRSVDLGAKVLNCSFGTAESDLLPDDPKPHEATTSYALARGTVMVAASGNSGKTERYYPAAADDVIAVGSHGREGAASPFSTKGDHVDLSAPGERVLCPSIDGYHRVTGTSFAAPFVAGAAALIVARARKMARPMTSAKVRDLLVASCDPWSGTAPEGSGQGTLNIPRALSMLDQQMALSTTLNHPDPQSADARSASHGT; encoded by the coding sequence ATGAGTGCTTCGCATCTCTCCATGCCCTGGGCCCCGACCGCGCGCGCCTATTGCTCGCCCCGACGGCTGATCTTCACGCTGGCTCTGGGCGAGGGGGTGGAGAAAATCCCGGCCCGCTCGGCCGTGCGCGCCTTCGGCCTCGACCCTGCCTCGGAGACCGGACACGGCGCGGTCGACCGCGTGCTGCGCATCCCCGGAGAGAATATCGCCATCGCGCGGCTGCACGACGCCGCAGTGGGGCAGGACAGCTTCGATATGGTCGAACATGCCTCGGGCCTGTCGCGCACCTATGTGGCGACGTTCTCGGATATCGTCCGGCTGGATGAAACGGTCGACGCGCTGCGCCAGCTGGGTGTCGTCACCGCCGCGTCGATGGACTATTTCGTGACCGCCGCCGATGCGGGCATGACCCCGGCCACACCCTCGCCAGATGACCTCTGGCCGTGGGAGCGCGTCGGGGCGGATGCGGCCCGCGCCTTGGAGGCGGGCGATCCGGCGGTCACGGTTGCCGTGCTCGACACCGGTGCCGCCATGCGCCACGCCGAGCTTGTGGGACGCGTCGGCGCGGGCTTTGACGCGGTGGATTTTGCCCAGAGCGAGCTGGGTTCCGGCATGGAACTGGTCGGCGACTTTGGTGAGCGCGACACCGATCCCGATGAGGGCCGCAACCCCCATGGCACCGCTTGCCTGGCGATCATTGGCGGGCAGGGGCGGAACATGCCCGCCGGGCTGACACGGACCAATTCGTTGATGCCGGTCCGGGTGCTGGCCTCCGCTGCCAAACCCGGCCGTCGCGAGGAACGGGTTGTGGGGCTCGGCGCGCTGTCTGACATAGATTACGCGATCAAGCGTTCGGTCGACCTTGGGGCGAAGGTGCTCAACTGCTCCTTCGGTACCGCCGAGAGCGACCTTCTGCCTGACGATCCGAAGCCCCATGAAGCGACGACCTCCTACGCGCTGGCGCGCGGCACGGTCATGGTCGCCGCCAGCGGCAACTCCGGCAAGACCGAGCGGTATTATCCCGCCGCCGCTGATGACGTGATTGCCGTGGGCAGCCATGGCCGCGAGGGCGCGGCGAGCCCCTTTTCCACCAAAGGGGATCACGTGGACCTCTCGGCCCCGGGCGAGCGTGTGCTCTGCCCGTCAATCGACGGCTATCACCGGGTCACCGGCACCAGCTTTGCCGCGCCCTTCGTTGCCGGGGCCGCCGCGCTGATCGTGGCGCGCGCGCGCAAGATGGCCCGGCCCATGACCTCGGCCAAGGTGCGCGACCTGCTGGTCGCCTCCTGCGACCCCTGGTCCGGAACCGCGCCCGAAGGGTCCGGGCAGGGCACCCTCAATATCCCCCGTGCGTTGTCGATGCTGGATCAGCAGATGGCGCTCTCAACCACCCTCAACCACCCCGATCCGCAATCGGCTGACGCAAGGAGTGCATCGCATGGCACGTAA